Below is a window of Dietzia timorensis DNA.
GCAGCCCGAGACGAAATGCGTTCGCGCGGCGTCAGCGTCGGGTGTTTCCGTCCACCGTCGGTCCCGGTGGGCACCTCCCGGCTTCGATTGACCGCACGCGCGAACCTCACCAAGGGGGATCTCGAGCGTGCGTGCGAGACGCTACGCAAGGTGCTCGCCGGAATGGACCGGGGAAGCGAGGCAGGCCGTGGCTGAGTCGCGCATCCTCATGGTCACCGGAACCGGTACCGATATCGGCAAGACGATGGTCACGGCGGCGATCGCCTCCAGCCTCAGGGACGAAGGATTGAGGGTCGGACTGTGCAAGCCCGTTCAGACCGGGCTCGACGCGGATGCGCCGGGAGACGTCGACGATGCCGCGCAGTTGTCAGGGGTATCGACTACCTCCGAATTCTTCCGCTATCCCGAGCCACTGGCCCCGGAGACCGCCGCGCGCCGCGCAGGCATGGCGCCGCCGGTACTCGGCGAACTCGCGACTCGTATCGAACGGTTCGCGGCGGGCGTCGATGTGACGCTCGTCGAGGGGGCCGGGGGAGTGCTCGTGCGCCTCGGGCCGGAACTCACGCTCGTCGACCTCGCGGTCGAGCTTTCGGCGCGGGGGCACAAGGTGTCCGCCGTCGTGGTCGTCCGGGCAGGCCTGGGCACGCTTTCGGATACGGAGCTCACGGTCGACAGGCTTCGGAGCTCGGGCATCGCGATTGCGGGAACGGTGC
It encodes the following:
- the bioD gene encoding dethiobiotin synthase: MAESRILMVTGTGTDIGKTMVTAAIASSLRDEGLRVGLCKPVQTGLDADAPGDVDDAAQLSGVSTTSEFFRYPEPLAPETAARRAGMAPPVLGELATRIERFAAGVDVTLVEGAGGVLVRLGPELTLVDLAVELSARGHKVSAVVVVRAGLGTLSDTELTVDRLRSSGIAIAGTVLGMWPDRPDLAQNCNLEDLPRLTGVPVIGKLPAAVGRLGPGEFRAGARNWLEGGALTLLR